The following proteins are encoded in a genomic region of Dyadobacter sp. UC 10:
- a CDS encoding beta-L-arabinofuranosidase domain-containing protein, translating to MNLKITLFVLLTGASCSAFAQSSQSKSMARHSDQAELRQNAYSQLPLGAIKPAGWLREMLIRQKNGATGSLDKLYPLVMNERNGWLGGDGDQWERGPYWIDGLLPLAYILQDSGLIAKAKPWVEWAINSQQPDGYFGPLKDYPGERGLQRDNSRDWWPKMVMLKILKQYYSATGDQRVISVLTNYFRYQLKELPKTPLDHWTYWAKFRAGDNLMVVYWLYRITGDAFLLELGDLLHKQTFDYSNAFLNTDMLSRQGSIHCVNLAQGIKEPLIYYQHHPEKRFVDAVKKGFRDLDKYNGMAHGLYGGDEALHGNNPTQGSELCSAVEMMFSLESMLEITGETEFADRLEKIAFNALPAQTTDNYMERQYFQQANQVMATRHVRNFADNHGGTDVCYGLLSGYPCCTSNMHQGWPKFTQNLWYTTADKGLAALVYSPSEVTALVAGDKKVTLKEETNYPFDESIRFTLSMDDKKNTVIFPLHLRIPSWCRQGIVKINGKEFQKADSAAIVKINRNWKSGDVVELTLPMHIYQNKWHENSISVERGPLTYALKIGQEMKRIENKKDPVEYGSYYYEVRPTTPWNYSLFQIAADKMDLHFQFEKKSATTNYPWNLENAPVMIKTKARRIPSWGLYNETAGQVPYSMIYNMEVSKEEEEVVLVPYGCTKLRISQFPVVGRK from the coding sequence ATGAATTTGAAAATTACCCTGTTTGTATTGCTGACAGGGGCTTCCTGTTCTGCCTTCGCACAATCGTCTCAATCAAAATCAATGGCCCGTCACTCCGATCAAGCGGAGCTGCGGCAAAATGCATACAGCCAGCTACCGCTCGGTGCGATCAAGCCTGCCGGTTGGTTGCGCGAAATGCTGATAAGGCAAAAAAATGGCGCCACAGGCAGTCTTGACAAGCTTTATCCGCTGGTAATGAATGAAAGAAACGGCTGGCTGGGCGGCGACGGAGATCAATGGGAGCGGGGGCCTTACTGGATCGACGGACTGTTGCCGCTCGCTTATATTTTGCAGGATTCCGGGCTGATCGCCAAGGCGAAACCCTGGGTGGAGTGGGCGATCAACAGTCAGCAGCCCGACGGATATTTCGGGCCCTTAAAAGATTATCCCGGCGAGCGCGGATTGCAGCGGGATAACAGTCGCGACTGGTGGCCGAAAATGGTGATGCTCAAAATTTTAAAGCAGTATTACAGCGCCACGGGCGATCAGCGGGTGATCAGCGTACTGACCAATTATTTCAGGTATCAGCTGAAAGAGCTCCCCAAAACTCCCCTCGATCACTGGACGTACTGGGCCAAATTCCGCGCCGGGGATAACCTGATGGTAGTCTACTGGCTTTACCGCATAACAGGAGACGCGTTCCTGCTTGAACTGGGCGACCTGCTGCACAAGCAAACTTTTGATTATTCAAATGCATTCCTGAATACCGATATGCTGTCGAGGCAAGGCAGTATCCATTGTGTGAATCTTGCGCAGGGAATTAAGGAACCTTTGATTTATTACCAGCACCATCCCGAGAAGCGGTTTGTAGATGCAGTAAAGAAGGGTTTCAGAGATCTGGATAAATACAACGGCATGGCCCACGGGCTTTACGGAGGTGACGAGGCCTTGCATGGAAATAATCCAACGCAGGGCTCAGAGTTATGCAGCGCCGTAGAAATGATGTTTTCACTCGAAAGTATGCTGGAAATCACCGGTGAGACGGAATTTGCCGACAGGCTCGAAAAGATTGCATTTAATGCATTACCGGCCCAAACGACGGATAACTATATGGAGCGGCAGTATTTTCAGCAGGCCAATCAGGTTATGGCAACGCGTCATGTCAGAAATTTTGCTGATAATCACGGCGGTACGGATGTTTGTTACGGCTTGCTTTCAGGTTATCCCTGCTGCACTTCCAATATGCACCAGGGCTGGCCGAAGTTTACACAAAACCTCTGGTATACCACAGCCGACAAGGGTCTCGCTGCATTGGTATACTCGCCCAGCGAGGTTACTGCTCTTGTAGCGGGAGATAAAAAAGTAACTTTAAAAGAGGAAACCAATTATCCTTTTGACGAATCGATCAGGTTTACGTTAAGTATGGATGACAAAAAGAACACCGTTATTTTTCCCCTGCATTTACGTATTCCATCCTGGTGCAGACAGGGAATTGTTAAAATAAACGGTAAGGAATTTCAGAAAGCGGATAGTGCGGCGATTGTAAAAATCAACCGCAACTGGAAATCGGGTGATGTGGTAGAGTTGACTTTGCCGATGCATATCTATCAAAACAAATGGCACGAAAACTCCATATCTGTCGAGCGGGGGCCGCTTACTTATGCACTCAAAATCGGTCAGGAAATGAAAAGGATCGAAAATAAAAAAGATCCTGTTGAATATGGCAGCTATTATTATGAAGTAAGACCTACTACTCCTTGGAATTACAGCCTGTTTCAAATCGCTGCCGATAAGATGGATCTGCATTTTCAGTTTGAAAAGAAATCGGCTACAACAAATTATCCCTGGAACCTGGAAAACGCACCGGTCATGATAAAAACGAAGGCTAGACGGATTCCGTCATGGGGCCTGTACAATGAAACGGCAGGCCAGGTACCATACAGTATGATTTACAATATGGAAGTATCAAAAGAGGAAGAAGAGGTGGTTTTAGTACCTTATGGTTGCACAAAACTCCGCATTTCGCAGTTTCCTGTCGTAGGAAGGAAGTGA
- a CDS encoding LytR/AlgR family response regulator transcription factor, whose product MNALIVEDEDLSVRRLRKLLTETAPHLLISGVTDSIQETVEWLQTNREAKKPDPDLIFLDIELSDGQSFEIFNQTEVTSTIIFTTSYDEYALQAFRLNSIDYLLKPVHREDLQRSLQKFEKMRTQPEVDPLAGIKKLLEDFRQTSAVEYRQRFLVKQGQKMLSIEVSEIAYFFTDDRYSFFMTDTNQKMLVDYTLDELAEALDPSRFFRINRSMMVSHKAVEKIDPYFGNRLALTLRPGHNKEALVSREKVGDFKYWMGK is encoded by the coding sequence ATGAACGCATTAATAGTAGAAGACGAAGATCTGTCCGTAAGAAGGCTCAGAAAATTGCTCACCGAAACAGCCCCCCACCTTTTGATCTCGGGGGTTACGGACAGCATTCAGGAAACCGTTGAGTGGCTCCAAACTAACCGGGAGGCAAAAAAACCCGACCCGGATCTGATTTTTTTGGATATAGAACTATCTGATGGTCAAAGCTTTGAAATATTCAATCAAACAGAGGTAACCAGCACGATTATCTTCACGACCTCTTACGATGAATATGCTTTGCAGGCATTCAGGCTCAACAGCATTGATTATCTGCTCAAACCGGTGCATCGCGAGGATTTGCAGAGAAGCCTCCAAAAATTCGAAAAAATGAGGACCCAGCCTGAGGTAGACCCGCTGGCAGGAATCAAAAAGCTACTGGAAGATTTCCGCCAGACATCTGCAGTGGAGTACAGGCAGCGGTTTTTGGTAAAACAGGGCCAAAAGATGCTTTCGATCGAGGTAAGCGAAATCGCCTACTTCTTTACCGACGACCGTTACAGCTTTTTCATGACTGATACCAACCAGAAAATGCTCGTAGATTACACGCTCGACGAACTTGCCGAAGCGCTTGACCCATCGCGGTTTTTCAGAATCAACAGAAGTATGATGGTGAGTCACAAGGCAGTGGAGAAAATCGACCCTTATTTCGGTAACCGGCTAGCGCTCACACTAAGGCCCGGGCATAACAAGGAAGCCCTGGTAAGCCGCGAGAAAGTGGGTGACTTTAAGTATTGGATGGGGAAATAG
- a CDS encoding PQQ-dependent sugar dehydrogenase, with product MTKLSLFHAGSTRLFKNTCKVIALLGMAAFTQRDQPTKPDDSRFTPIVVSDNLDEPMVFEVLPDGSVFIAERKGALKRYNPATKSTDLIATIPVNTKYTSAEGVSREAEEGLMGLTLDPNYAKNHWIYLYYAHPTEKKHILARWEIKDEQLAERSKKVLLEVETQREVCCHTGGGMTWDKAGNLYLTVGNNTGNQKAAQTDERPGRASWDDQGHAGNTNDLRGKILKIHPEPDGTYTIPEGNLYPKGTAKTRPEIYSMGHRNPWRISVDSKTGYLYWGEVGPDAAEDSEIGPMGYDELNQARKPGNFGWPWFVGNDQAFPVYDYAANKPLARKDPKNLINTSPNNTGLQELLPTAPSFIYYPYGISEKFPMVGSGSRSATGGPIYHRADFKAPKRPWPAYYEGKWIAADFSRGWIMAISMDSKGDYLSMERVAPNYHPVQPIDIKFGPNGDLYVLEYGSNWFKKSDNSRLIRIEYNGGNRKPVVQVSVDKKGGTVPFQAKLSAEGTRDFDGDPLKYSWKIMGPGGTIKTYTTEHATASFDKPGIYTANLVVTDSKGASNSQSLKIIAGNEPPKVAVNIEGNQTFFFAGKPIPYSIDVADKEDGSLSDGKISPDQVAVSIDYASEGFDYAEVIQGQRSVDASTQFAVAQVLIGKSDCKVCHQPNTKSIGPSFADISNKYKGKPGVTEMLVKKVLEGGSGVWGEVAMAAHPALPVADAEVIVKYILNSTDKTLSTLPVKGEYTPKIPARDNGKGTLLIRAAFTDRAVSGSKAVPAQTTEEMIILRNPELTVSDAATVKGAEMKAIGSQGAGFLAMAFANSFMTFKEIDLTGIDKLEFAAAAQKREGAVGGTIEVRLDSPTGTLLGKEEVEVAPELNMAKIMADLENQNKNLQPGEKPKTFTRPVRKPVVVKIEPTKGKHDLYFVFKNDNAQAIEPLMSVTKIKFQQ from the coding sequence ATGACAAAACTTTCCTTGTTCCATGCCGGCTCAACACGGCTTTTTAAGAATACCTGTAAAGTAATAGCCCTGCTTGGAATGGCAGCATTTACGCAGCGAGACCAACCTACAAAACCCGACGACAGCCGCTTTACTCCTATTGTAGTTTCGGATAATCTCGACGAACCGATGGTTTTCGAAGTACTTCCGGACGGTTCCGTGTTTATTGCGGAGCGAAAAGGGGCACTGAAAAGATATAACCCGGCAACCAAGTCTACCGACCTGATCGCGACCATACCGGTGAATACCAAATATACCAGCGCAGAGGGTGTTAGCCGCGAGGCGGAAGAAGGATTGATGGGGCTGACATTGGACCCTAATTATGCAAAAAACCACTGGATTTACCTCTACTACGCCCATCCTACCGAGAAAAAGCATATTCTTGCGCGTTGGGAGATCAAAGATGAACAGCTTGCAGAGCGTTCCAAGAAAGTGTTACTCGAGGTAGAAACCCAGCGCGAAGTATGCTGCCACACCGGCGGCGGAATGACCTGGGACAAAGCAGGAAACCTTTATCTGACAGTCGGTAACAATACCGGAAACCAGAAAGCGGCCCAGACCGACGAGCGCCCCGGCAGGGCCAGCTGGGATGACCAGGGGCACGCGGGCAATACCAACGATCTTCGTGGTAAAATCCTCAAAATCCATCCTGAGCCAGACGGCACCTACACCATTCCGGAAGGAAATCTTTACCCGAAAGGAACCGCAAAAACGAGGCCGGAGATCTATTCCATGGGCCACAGAAACCCCTGGCGCATTTCTGTTGACAGCAAAACAGGCTATTTGTACTGGGGTGAAGTAGGCCCGGATGCAGCCGAAGATTCAGAGATCGGCCCGATGGGTTATGACGAACTGAACCAGGCCCGCAAGCCCGGAAACTTCGGATGGCCGTGGTTTGTAGGAAATGATCAGGCATTCCCGGTTTACGACTATGCGGCCAATAAGCCGCTAGCCCGGAAAGACCCTAAAAATCTCATCAATACCTCGCCCAATAACACCGGTTTGCAGGAACTACTTCCGACCGCGCCGAGCTTCATTTATTATCCTTACGGGATTTCGGAAAAATTTCCGATGGTAGGCTCGGGATCCCGCAGCGCTACTGGCGGACCGATTTATCACCGGGCCGACTTCAAAGCACCAAAGCGACCGTGGCCAGCTTATTATGAGGGTAAATGGATTGCCGCAGATTTCTCCCGCGGCTGGATTATGGCCATTTCTATGGATTCAAAAGGCGACTATCTGTCGATGGAACGCGTTGCGCCCAACTATCACCCGGTGCAGCCGATCGATATCAAATTCGGGCCAAACGGGGATCTGTATGTGTTGGAATATGGCAGTAACTGGTTTAAAAAGAGCGACAACTCCCGGCTGATCCGGATTGAATACAATGGCGGTAACAGGAAGCCGGTCGTGCAGGTATCGGTGGATAAAAAGGGAGGTACCGTGCCCTTCCAGGCCAAATTATCTGCCGAAGGAACGAGGGATTTTGACGGAGATCCATTGAAATACAGCTGGAAAATAATGGGCCCGGGTGGCACGATAAAGACCTACACTACCGAGCATGCGACTGCAAGCTTTGACAAACCTGGAATTTATACGGCAAATCTGGTAGTCACAGATTCGAAAGGCGCGAGTAACAGTCAATCTCTCAAAATCATTGCCGGTAACGAGCCACCGAAAGTAGCCGTCAATATTGAAGGGAACCAAACCTTTTTCTTTGCAGGCAAACCCATTCCTTACAGCATCGACGTCGCCGACAAGGAAGACGGCAGCCTTTCCGACGGCAAGATCAGTCCTGACCAGGTAGCTGTAAGCATCGATTACGCATCCGAAGGATTTGATTATGCCGAGGTAATCCAGGGCCAGCGGAGCGTGGATGCCTCAACGCAGTTCGCAGTGGCACAGGTACTTATTGGCAAAAGTGATTGTAAAGTATGCCATCAGCCAAACACCAAATCCATAGGCCCTTCCTTCGCTGACATTTCGAACAAATACAAAGGCAAACCGGGCGTGACCGAAATGCTTGTGAAAAAAGTACTCGAAGGCGGTTCCGGCGTTTGGGGCGAAGTAGCAATGGCCGCCCACCCTGCCTTGCCGGTAGCCGACGCAGAGGTCATCGTGAAATACATCCTCAACAGCACCGACAAAACTTTGAGCACGTTACCGGTAAAAGGAGAATACACCCCCAAAATTCCCGCACGTGACAATGGAAAAGGTACCCTGCTTATCCGGGCGGCATTTACCGACAGAGCTGTAAGCGGCAGCAAGGCAGTACCGGCACAGACTACGGAAGAAATGATCATTTTAAGAAATCCCGAGCTGACCGTTTCCGATGCAGCCACAGTGAAAGGAGCGGAAATGAAAGCGATTGGTTCCCAGGGCGCAGGGTTTCTGGCGATGGCTTTTGCCAACAGTTTCATGACTTTCAAGGAAATCGACCTCACCGGAATCGATAAGCTTGAATTTGCGGCTGCGGCTCAGAAACGGGAGGGCGCCGTTGGTGGGACCATTGAAGTAAGGCTCGACAGCCCAACCGGTACTTTGCTTGGCAAAGAGGAGGTGGAAGTTGCGCCCGAACTGAATATGGCGAAAATCATGGCCGATCTCGAAAACCAAAATAAAAACCTGCAACCTGGTGAAAAACCGAAGACTTTCACGCGCCCGGTTCGCAAGCCGGTAGTTGTGAAAATCGAGCCGACCAAAGGCAAACACGACCTGTATTTTGTATTTAAAAATGACAATGCACAGGCGATCGAACCTTTGATGTCGGTCACTAAAATCAAGTTCCAGCAATAA
- a CDS encoding MBL fold metallo-hydrolase: MKTKLTLLLLLTVTICRAQLPAADALKTSKGPLNIQPLNHATMALTWNGRTIYADPYGGAKTFQGIAAPDLILITDIHGDHFDAATLGELDLGKAIIVAPPAVIEKMSDKMKEKAVPVANGQTISKLDISITAIPMYNLPESAESRHPKGRGNGYVLKFGDKSVYISGDTSGIPEMRALKNIDAAFVCMNLPYTMDIKEASSAVLDFKPKIVYPYHYRGQNGLSDTEAFKKIVNEGDKAIDVRLRDWYSIK, translated from the coding sequence ATGAAAACGAAACTGACACTATTATTACTGCTCACGGTGACCATTTGCCGGGCGCAACTGCCCGCTGCGGATGCTTTGAAAACGTCCAAAGGACCATTGAATATCCAGCCGCTCAACCATGCAACGATGGCGCTTACCTGGAACGGGAGAACGATTTACGCAGACCCTTACGGTGGTGCGAAAACGTTTCAGGGCATTGCAGCCCCAGACCTGATCCTGATCACCGACATTCACGGCGACCATTTTGATGCTGCTACACTGGGCGAGCTGGATCTTGGAAAAGCGATTATTGTAGCCCCGCCGGCGGTTATTGAAAAAATGTCTGATAAAATGAAGGAAAAAGCCGTACCGGTCGCAAACGGTCAAACTATCAGCAAACTGGATATTTCGATCACAGCTATACCGATGTACAACCTGCCCGAATCGGCGGAATCGCGGCATCCGAAGGGAAGGGGGAATGGGTATGTGCTGAAATTCGGTGACAAAAGCGTGTATATCAGCGGCGACACCTCGGGTATTCCTGAAATGCGGGCGCTAAAAAATATCGATGCCGCATTCGTTTGCATGAATTTGCCGTATACCATGGATATCAAGGAAGCTTCTTCGGCTGTACTCGATTTCAAACCAAAGATCGTTTATCCTTATCACTACCGCGGCCAGAACGGACTGAGCGATACTGAGGCATTCAAAAAAATAGTGAATGAAGGCGATAAGGCGATCGATGTGCGGCTGAGGGATTGGTATTCTATTAAATAG
- a CDS encoding NUDIX domain-containing protein codes for MGSQSAGILMYRKAQEVEVLLVHPGGPFFAKKDLGSWSIPKGEYAPGEDPLTVAKREFLEETGSEITGDFIALTAIRQKGGKEVKAWAVEGNIDAHRIFSNTFEIEWPPRSGRQQTFPEVDKAGWFSLEAARQKMNEKQAAFLDELELLLQ; via the coding sequence ATGGGCAGTCAAAGTGCAGGAATTCTGATGTACCGGAAAGCGCAGGAAGTGGAGGTATTGCTGGTCCATCCGGGCGGGCCGTTTTTTGCAAAAAAAGATTTGGGCAGCTGGTCTATTCCAAAAGGCGAATATGCGCCTGGGGAAGACCCGCTGACGGTTGCAAAAAGGGAGTTTCTGGAAGAAACGGGAAGCGAAATTACAGGAGATTTTATAGCATTGACCGCTATCAGGCAAAAGGGTGGAAAGGAAGTAAAGGCATGGGCCGTTGAAGGAAATATAGATGCACATCGTATTTTCAGCAATACCTTTGAAATAGAATGGCCGCCACGTTCGGGACGGCAACAAACTTTTCCCGAAGTAGATAAGGCGGGCTGGTTTTCACTTGAGGCGGCAAGGCAAAAAATGAATGAGAAGCAGGCCGCGTTCCTGGATGAGCTGGAATTGTTGCTGCAATAA
- a CDS encoding OmpH family outer membrane protein produces the protein MKALTVLSACLFFCITNAFGQTNDQKIGYVDQQHILENMPEFKKLNQEIVVKGEQYDKILKSKYDEFKVKSDALEKLASSSADQAILRDKALELENLKKSYEDFEASSMNELRSYYSKKFEPIKQKVNEAIVFAGRQNGYAFLLRMDLNPNGGDIWPVVLYAKDSTNNLTSDIMKNLGINAAAASTRKTGLPQVLQRK, from the coding sequence ATGAAAGCATTAACTGTACTTTCCGCCTGTCTGTTTTTTTGTATCACGAACGCCTTCGGGCAGACCAATGACCAGAAAATAGGTTACGTTGACCAGCAGCACATTCTTGAAAACATGCCCGAATTCAAAAAACTGAACCAGGAAATCGTGGTGAAAGGGGAACAATACGACAAGATCCTGAAAAGTAAGTATGACGAATTCAAAGTTAAATCTGACGCATTGGAAAAGCTGGCCTCATCCAGCGCAGACCAGGCGATCCTGCGCGACAAGGCTTTGGAACTGGAAAATCTGAAAAAGTCGTATGAAGATTTCGAAGCCAGCTCGATGAACGAGCTTCGGTCATACTATTCCAAAAAATTTGAACCGATTAAACAAAAAGTGAACGAGGCGATCGTTTTCGCAGGCAGACAAAACGGGTATGCATTCCTGCTGCGAATGGACCTGAACCCGAATGGCGGCGATATCTGGCCGGTTGTGCTTTACGCAAAAGATTCCACGAACAACCTGACCTCTGATATTATGAAAAATCTGGGTATCAATGCCGCAGCAGCCTCCACCAGAAAAACCGGCCTGCCGCAGGTTTTACAGCGGAAGTAA
- a CDS encoding sensor histidine kinase — MKKSVFEKFAEAFSLSSRWSYALTMPVFLLFFNYLMIGPGVFADWKTFTGATLVNLAILTVTFSIQSKVQARIAKNYAGLDHTVKRLFASIGSHAIFSAIFLAIVATIYLKYRLFGSTLTISTVFVVYFFNLGAIILVIGIQESFYALSHWKQQEVNKERLIKENVSGQLEGLKAQISPHFLFNTLNSLSTLIAEDPEKAEEFVDEMARVYRYLLQTNHASRDDDAFGQLTTLQRELSFIESYGHLLKTRYGEGMKLYIHVEAGYLQHRIPPMTLQLLVENAVKHNVIRASKPLTIFILSTQEGQLMVRNNLQKKTITAGTENFESTRVGLVNIMTKYRLLHAYKPELSEPVIDSNHEFFTVTLPLIS, encoded by the coding sequence ATGAAAAAATCAGTTTTTGAAAAATTCGCAGAAGCATTCAGCTTGTCGAGCCGCTGGTCATACGCGCTGACCATGCCGGTGTTCCTGCTATTTTTCAATTATCTTATGATCGGCCCCGGCGTTTTTGCCGACTGGAAAACTTTCACCGGCGCCACACTGGTCAATCTTGCCATTCTCACGGTGACTTTCTCGATCCAGTCGAAAGTGCAGGCGCGCATTGCAAAAAATTATGCAGGGCTTGACCATACTGTGAAAAGGTTATTTGCCTCCATAGGCAGCCATGCAATATTTTCGGCGATTTTCCTCGCCATTGTCGCGACGATTTACCTCAAATACCGGCTATTCGGCTCAACGCTCACAATCAGCACGGTATTCGTCGTTTATTTCTTTAACCTGGGTGCGATCATTCTGGTGATCGGAATCCAGGAGTCTTTTTACGCACTCAGTCACTGGAAGCAGCAGGAAGTAAATAAAGAGAGATTGATAAAGGAGAATGTCAGCGGCCAGCTGGAAGGTTTGAAAGCGCAGATCAGCCCGCATTTCCTTTTCAATACACTGAACTCCCTTTCCACACTGATAGCCGAAGACCCTGAGAAAGCGGAGGAGTTTGTAGACGAGATGGCACGGGTGTACAGGTACCTGCTGCAAACGAACCACGCATCACGCGATGACGATGCGTTCGGGCAGCTCACTACGCTTCAACGCGAGCTTTCTTTTATTGAATCCTACGGGCACCTCCTCAAAACAAGGTACGGCGAAGGGATGAAGCTCTACATTCATGTCGAAGCCGGCTATCTCCAGCACCGGATCCCTCCTATGACCCTTCAGTTGCTGGTTGAAAATGCGGTAAAGCATAATGTAATCCGGGCAAGCAAGCCGCTGACCATTTTTATCCTGAGTACCCAGGAAGGGCAACTGATGGTCCGGAATAATCTGCAGAAAAAAACAATCACCGCAGGTACAGAAAATTTCGAATCCACGCGGGTGGGACTGGTTAATATCATGACCAAATACCGCCTGCTCCATGCATATAAGCCGGAATTGTCCGAACCCGTGATTGACAGCAACCATGAATTTTTTACAGTAACATTGCCATTAATATCCTGA
- a CDS encoding metallophosphoesterase family protein — protein sequence MMKSYWPEKHTTPVLKKNQPDDSYKFQPLPSPVGEYPYHLPLKNVLPEVDPDKLVFHMLGDTGSVYNPDFQKLVVAEMVKQYEAQDDTEDKPRFLYHLGDIVYNFGEASQYHRQFFEPFQKYPGPIFAIPGNHDSDVNPYGRTPYKSLEPFSAVFCTAESQTVAFSNNAVRKSMVQPNVYWTLVTPLANIIGMYGNVTKFGLITPEQRSWLIDELKAADRQRPDKAIILCIHHAPYSADVNHGSSLYMIDFLDKAFEEAGVRPDVVFSGHVHNYQRFSKTYPDGRNVPFVVAGGGGYDELHPVATTFDPRFTSENALFDGVTLENHCDTKHGFLKVTVEKKERGIEIRAGFYTLPHEKRSRPGINADLADHFSLMV from the coding sequence ATGATGAAATCTTACTGGCCTGAAAAGCACACCACCCCGGTTTTAAAGAAAAACCAACCCGACGATTCTTATAAATTCCAACCGTTGCCCAGTCCTGTGGGCGAATATCCTTACCACCTTCCGCTCAAAAATGTATTACCAGAGGTGGATCCCGATAAACTTGTTTTTCACATGCTGGGAGACACCGGCAGTGTCTACAACCCTGATTTTCAGAAGCTGGTTGTTGCCGAGATGGTCAAGCAGTATGAGGCTCAGGACGATACCGAAGACAAGCCGCGGTTCCTGTATCATTTGGGGGACATTGTTTACAATTTTGGGGAAGCGAGCCAGTATCACCGGCAGTTTTTTGAGCCTTTTCAGAAATATCCCGGTCCTATTTTCGCGATTCCGGGAAACCATGACAGTGATGTAAATCCTTATGGGAGAACTCCTTATAAGAGCCTGGAGCCATTTTCAGCAGTGTTCTGCACGGCTGAATCACAAACGGTTGCATTCAGTAATAACGCAGTACGGAAGAGTATGGTGCAGCCCAATGTGTACTGGACGCTGGTAACACCCCTGGCGAATATCATCGGCATGTATGGAAACGTGACGAAATTCGGCCTGATCACACCCGAACAGCGAAGCTGGCTGATTGACGAGCTGAAAGCTGCGGACCGGCAGCGGCCTGACAAGGCGATCATTTTGTGCATTCACCACGCGCCCTATTCAGCGGATGTCAACCACGGATCAAGCCTATATATGATCGATTTTCTGGATAAGGCATTTGAAGAAGCAGGTGTACGTCCCGACGTGGTTTTCAGCGGGCACGTCCACAATTACCAGCGGTTTTCCAAAACGTACCCCGACGGCAGGAATGTCCCGTTTGTAGTGGCAGGGGGTGGCGGTTATGATGAGCTGCATCCGGTAGCTACTACATTTGACCCGCGGTTTACATCAGAAAATGCACTATTTGACGGAGTAACCCTGGAAAATCACTGTGACACCAAGCACGGTTTTCTCAAAGTGACAGTTGAGAAAAAGGAACGTGGTATAGAGATCAGGGCGGGGTTTTACACGTTGCCTCACGAAAAGCGCAGCAGGCCGGGTATTAACGCCGACCTGGCTGATCACTTTTCCCTGATGGTATGA
- a CDS encoding sensor histidine kinase, which translates to MKPQFFSKYEWWYHLTMMPVLFAVGNYYFIGPSYFIDTNTFFIATIIVFLLYWLSIITLTVAVRWIIRRYPQFDQTVRRLTMMLLIVGSITMLLAVLDVWIYSITPGLHVAFTWENIWPIMALGAFFDVFLVAMLGLFYSLDQWKKNQAESEKLERLALQHQFDALKGQVNPHFLFNSLNTLSSLIGEDQEKAENFVEDLAKIYRYSLQAAKVELVTLHAEIGFMKTYRSLLDVRYGQSLSILLPDELPADLHIPPLSLQILIDNAIRHNSMSVTKPLIVEISVLRHRISVRNNVQAKIRPMGTSLAGFAELKAKYAPVSDRQISMEQSENHFTVSLPLLTAPSRANA; encoded by the coding sequence ATGAAACCGCAGTTTTTTTCCAAATATGAATGGTGGTACCATTTGACCATGATGCCCGTACTTTTCGCGGTAGGCAATTACTATTTTATCGGCCCTTCTTATTTCATCGACACAAATACTTTTTTTATTGCAACAATAATCGTTTTTCTCCTCTACTGGTTGTCTATCATTACACTAACTGTCGCAGTACGCTGGATAATCAGGCGCTACCCGCAATTTGATCAAACTGTCCGGCGGCTAACTATGATGTTACTCATTGTTGGCAGCATCACAATGCTGCTGGCCGTTTTAGATGTGTGGATTTACAGTATTACGCCCGGCCTGCATGTTGCATTTACCTGGGAAAACATCTGGCCGATCATGGCATTGGGTGCTTTTTTTGATGTGTTCCTGGTAGCAATGCTTGGGCTTTTTTATTCATTGGATCAATGGAAAAAAAACCAGGCGGAAAGTGAAAAGCTTGAACGTCTGGCATTACAGCATCAGTTTGATGCTTTGAAAGGACAGGTTAATCCTCATTTTCTTTTTAACAGCCTTAACACATTATCATCACTGATCGGTGAAGACCAGGAAAAAGCGGAGAACTTCGTGGAAGATCTGGCAAAAATATACCGGTATTCCTTGCAGGCAGCGAAAGTAGAACTGGTAACGCTCCATGCCGAGATCGGATTTATGAAAACCTACCGTAGCCTGCTCGACGTCAGGTATGGCCAAAGCCTGTCTATTTTACTACCCGACGAACTTCCTGCCGATCTGCACATACCACCGCTGTCCCTGCAGATTCTGATCGACAATGCAATCAGGCACAACAGCATGTCAGTAACCAAACCGCTTATTGTTGAAATCAGTGTGCTGCGTCACAGGATCAGTGTGCGCAATAATGTGCAGGCCAAAATTCGTCCGATGGGTACCAGCCTGGCAGGATTTGCCGAGCTTAAAGCAAAATATGCGCCGGTTAGCGACCGTCAGATCAGCATGGAGCAGAGTGAAAACCATTTCACCGTCTCTCTTCCGCTGCTGACTGCGCCGTCGCGTGCCAATGCCTGA